Genomic DNA from Oryza sativa Japonica Group chromosome 5, ASM3414082v1:
AATGATCTAAAGGTACCAGTTAGTTTCAAATGCATGCTACATTGTGTTATCTTGTTGTTTTCTAATGAACATGTCTGAATATGCTTAAATATACTAAAATTGTACATTCTTTAGGTGGGCAAGACTGGCAGGAAACGGAGATTGGATGATGGAGCTGGTATTTCACTTTGTAACAACTTTTTTAATATCATAGGCATAATGCTAATTTCATTTTCCCTCATCTTTGTAAGACTTGTTATAGATGTATGCAGTACCAAACTTGATTAATCATTTGCTTCAGCGGTTATCTTGTCCTCTATCATGCCTTGTTTGGTATAACTtgcaacaatttttttattctcAACATTATCCCTTTGTATTATTTGGCTCTTCTTAATAGAAAATAGTGTAAAGCTTCTGCACCTTCCtgagaaaagggaaaaatatttatcaaatgACACATAAGACACATCTTTATCTTTCAGTTTCTTAATGGAATGGTGACTAATCAAATcctgtttcaaatttgactttGTAAAAAAATAGTGGCTAACAACTTAAATCTCTGCCAGGTGCTGAAACATCAGCAGCTGCAAAGATGGAAAATGCTTTACCTCCCAGCCATATATTGGGAAGTACTGCGATTTTGCCAAATCACAGCTTTCCAGCTCAAGTAATTAGGCCCAGTGCTACTAATGTTGCTAATTCGAGGGCATTGGGCACACCAATATCTCCACCGCCTGGTGTGATTGTTCCAAGTCATACAGGAGTATCAACAGAATTACTGATCAAGGTATCTTCAATCTGACATCATTTAGAAAACTGTGAAATCAGAAATTATGAAAAACAATAATTTTATGTAAATAAGTTAACTTTCATGTCATTGTTATTCCTTGAAAAAAATTACACTAGTATATATACATTTCTCAGGGATTAACTTTGTGGAATTCTTATATGCCAGGATGAAAGGGAATTAAAGCGTGAAAAGAGGAAACAATCAAATAGGGAATCCGCCAGACGATCAAGGCTGAGAAAGCAGGTATATTATAGTAGCAATTACCCTGTGATCAATATGAGCAAAACCCAGTTTtctgaagaagaaaaagaggcATCATCCTGGAAACATGGACTGAAACTGAAAACCAATTTGGACATTCTGTTTTGGGAAAGGGATTTTATTGCAAATCCCAGTGAAGTCACAGGATAATTTAATCACATACATGTCATGTCACATACAAAATTTCAAGTTAGTACAGAACATATTTCCATAATGCTTTCACTTATGATGTCAGTGTTTTCGTTTAGGCTGAAACGGAGGATCTGGCTACACAAGTAGAATCACTTACAGCAGAGAACACGTCACTTAGATCTGAAATCAGTAGGCTATCAGAAAGCTCCGAGAAGCTCAGGCTGGAGAATTCGGCTCTAATGGTACTGAACCTCTTTTATGCTTCCACATAACCCTTAACATGTATTATATACATTTCTCTGATAGAAATGTGCCTTATTATTCCTAGGGGAAGCTTAAGGATCCTGCAGCATCGACCCAGGCAGAAACATCTCTGCAGAAAACCACCACAGCCTCCTCTCCTCGCGTCGTGGAGAACTTTTTGTCAATGATCGACAACACGAACAAGACGAGTGTCAGACACACAGAGCATGCTGAACCCAAGCTTCGACAACTCCTCGGCTCCGGCCCGGCCACTGATGTTGTTGCTGCAAGCTAATCTGCCATTTTCCCTGTCACAGAGGAGAGACTACGCGCATGCGGCCTGGGGATTTTGCAAGCTCACGCTACTACTCACATAACATTCGGCAGTACAGTGTTAGGTGTCAATTTGGTCAGTATATTCAGGTGACCATCTACTACTCAA
This window encodes:
- the LOC4339653 gene encoding common plant regulatory factor 1 translates to MAHDEAVATQKIGKTTSPPKDQPTPCPFPDWSAVQAYYGPGVLPPTYFAPAIASGHAPPPYMWGPQPIMPPPFGTPYAAMYPHGGAYPHPLMPMMANPLSMEPAKSASSKEKGSNKKLKEVDGAAVSTGSGDSKKTMTSSGDYSAEGSSDVNDLKVGKTGRKRRLDDGAGAETSAAAKMENALPPSHILGSTAILPNHSFPAQVIRPSATNVANSRALGTPISPPPGVIVPSHTGVSTELLIKDERELKREKRKQSNRESARRSRLRKQAETEDLATQVESLTAENTSLRSEISRLSESSEKLRLENSALMGKLKDPAASTQAETSLQKTTTASSPRVVENFLSMIDNTNKTSVRHTEHAEPKLRQLLGSGPATDVVAAS